From Providencia sp. R33, a single genomic window includes:
- a CDS encoding FimD/PapC C-terminal domain-containing protein, which produces MSDNTTQTENTGLVGDDGMLYMSGLPDAGILHIQWGKNDKQSCQASFSGLENMELTADNPIRTFAINCRPAGGKYP; this is translated from the coding sequence ATGTCGGATAATACGACGCAGACTGAAAATACTGGATTGGTTGGTGATGATGGAATGTTATATATGAGTGGATTACCTGACGCTGGTATATTACACATTCAGTGGGGGAAGAATGACAAGCAAAGTTGTCAGGCTTCTTTTAGTGGATTAGAGAACATGGAACTTACTGCCGATAACCCAATCAGAACATTTGCAATAAATTGTAGACCTGCAGGGGGAAAATACCCATGA
- the allC gene encoding allantoate deiminase, protein MKDFTKEVKETSNWLSQHGAVENNGMTRLLYTQEWVSAQKALKNAFEGSGLYAYYDDIGNLFGQLKGSKYPDQVILSGSHIDTVINGGNLDGQFGIEAAYIALDYLHKTYGQPLRTLEVVSLAEEEGSRFPYVYWGSKNIVGIAKKKDVEHISDAEGVNFVDAMSQAGFKFRPTNQKPRSDIKTFVELHIEQGNVLEREHITIGVVNSIVGQRRYNITLKGEANHAGTTPMGYRKDTICAFSRICYESTEKAKQYGDPLVLTFGRVVPHPNTVNVVPGQTDFTIDCRHTDKATLVEFTAMIENDIQRICAEMGIEVKIDLWMDETPIPMDEQLVTFVKEICDENQYSYKVMHSGAGHDSQIFAPIVPTVMMFVPSIKGISHNPAEATTLSDLAEGVKLLTEVLYKLAYLE, encoded by the coding sequence ATGAAGGACTTTACAAAAGAAGTTAAAGAAACTTCAAATTGGCTGTCTCAACACGGCGCGGTAGAAAATAATGGCATGACACGCCTGCTTTATACTCAAGAATGGGTTAGTGCACAAAAAGCGTTAAAAAATGCATTCGAAGGTTCTGGTCTATATGCCTATTACGATGATATTGGCAATCTGTTCGGTCAACTCAAGGGCAGTAAATATCCGGATCAAGTGATTTTATCAGGATCACATATCGATACCGTTATTAATGGTGGAAATCTAGACGGGCAATTCGGAATTGAGGCCGCCTATATTGCTTTAGATTATCTGCATAAAACATATGGCCAGCCACTCAGAACATTAGAGGTTGTTTCCTTAGCGGAAGAAGAAGGTAGCCGCTTCCCTTACGTGTACTGGGGTAGCAAAAATATTGTCGGTATCGCCAAAAAGAAAGACGTCGAACATATTTCAGATGCTGAAGGGGTCAATTTTGTTGACGCTATGTCGCAAGCTGGTTTTAAATTTCGCCCCACCAACCAAAAGCCTCGCAGTGATATTAAAACCTTTGTTGAATTACATATTGAACAAGGTAATGTGCTAGAACGTGAGCATATTACAATTGGCGTTGTGAATAGCATTGTTGGTCAACGTCGTTACAATATAACCTTAAAAGGTGAAGCCAATCACGCAGGCACAACGCCAATGGGGTATCGCAAAGATACTATCTGTGCCTTCAGCCGCATTTGTTATGAATCCACTGAAAAAGCCAAACAGTATGGTGACCCATTAGTACTCACGTTTGGTCGAGTGGTTCCCCATCCAAATACGGTGAATGTGGTTCCAGGCCAAACTGATTTTACGATTGATTGTCGCCATACCGATAAAGCAACGCTAGTTGAATTCACCGCTATGATAGAGAACGATATTCAACGAATTTGCGCTGAAATGGGTATTGAGGTAAAAATCGACCTCTGGATGGACGAAACACCAATTCCAATGGATGAGCAGCTAGTTACTTTCGTAAAAGAAATTTGTGATGAAAATCAATATAGCTATAAAGTCATGCACAGTGGTGCTGGCCATGACTCACAAATATTTGCCCCTATTGTTCCAACCGTCATGATGTTCGTTCCCAGCATTAAAGGGATCAGCCATAATCCTGCGGAAGCCACTACATTAAGCGATCTCGCTGAAGGCGTGAAATTACTGACGGAAGTTTTATATAAATTGGCCTATCTGGAATAG
- a CDS encoding aspartate/glutamate racemase family protein — translation MNMNNSRRNFILGASALATIAVTQKTIASTDSAANNVMKKIRLLVLNPNTSEKFTQLIVSETRKAAGDNVEVVGLTSSFGPDYIGSEVAIGIAMHSLIDMMAKQLKKDAQFDAAIIAGFGCGEASILQEMVPFPVIGLLEASLSAALLFGRKFSILSGGEKWKPILEKQVENFGLASRLASVRTVSMTGAEIVNNPDKAYEMIVKLSDTCAQKDGASCVILGGAALAGFPAIIHERVSVPLIDNLAVTISTALTLAKYVPQPNRSQQTPSPKMSSQNLSPELSDFLLKKQ, via the coding sequence ATGAATATGAATAACAGCCGTAGAAATTTTATACTCGGAGCATCGGCTTTAGCGACTATAGCGGTGACCCAAAAAACTATCGCATCTACCGACTCAGCGGCCAATAATGTAATGAAAAAAATACGCTTATTAGTCCTTAATCCAAATACTTCTGAGAAATTTACTCAGCTCATCGTCTCTGAAACACGTAAAGCTGCAGGTGATAATGTCGAGGTTGTTGGGCTAACATCCAGTTTTGGGCCTGACTATATCGGCAGCGAGGTTGCTATCGGTATCGCAATGCATTCACTCATTGATATGATGGCTAAACAACTTAAAAAAGACGCACAATTTGATGCCGCGATTATTGCGGGTTTCGGCTGCGGCGAAGCCTCTATTTTACAAGAGATGGTGCCTTTTCCCGTCATCGGCTTACTCGAAGCCTCTCTATCCGCTGCTCTACTATTTGGACGTAAATTTTCAATTCTCTCAGGAGGTGAAAAATGGAAGCCTATTTTGGAAAAACAAGTTGAAAATTTTGGCCTAGCAAGCCGGTTAGCTTCCGTGAGAACGGTTTCAATGACAGGTGCAGAAATCGTTAACAATCCAGATAAAGCTTATGAAATGATAGTGAAACTCAGCGATACCTGTGCACAAAAAGATGGGGCATCCTGTGTCATTTTAGGGGGTGCTGCACTCGCAGGCTTCCCTGCAATCATTCATGAGCGAGTAAGTGTTCCACTGATTGATAATCTAGCGGTAACCATTTCAACGGCACTCACTCTAGCAAAGTACGTTCCCCAGCCAAATCGTAGCCAGCAAACACCATCACCTAAAATGAGCAGCCAAAATTTATCACCAGAACTTTCTGATTTTCTCTTAAAAAAACAATAG
- a CDS encoding fimbrial protein: MKHLMKLSIFFSSLLAPLLSVASNSAVFDFNINIMAQMCKISIVGTSLNEIDFGNITVADIRAHKVQPIQTKIVLSDCATNNFIGAYVKISPKNYLDSITFIDDPAKGFGISFSEQNNIVNSSSMADFFEKESQVWTNINENQLDKTLYTYVRCQTGSECSPQVGDFQSTVTFSFVID, from the coding sequence ATGAAGCATTTAATGAAATTATCAATATTCTTTTCGTCACTTTTAGCTCCTTTACTTAGTGTTGCCAGTAATTCAGCCGTTTTTGATTTTAATATCAACATTATGGCTCAGATGTGTAAAATTTCAATTGTGGGCACATCATTAAATGAAATTGATTTTGGTAATATCACTGTTGCAGATATTCGAGCGCATAAAGTCCAGCCTATTCAAACTAAAATAGTTTTAAGTGACTGTGCAACAAATAATTTTATAGGTGCGTATGTGAAAATATCCCCTAAAAATTATTTAGACTCGATTACATTTATTGATGACCCAGCCAAAGGTTTTGGGATTAGTTTTTCAGAACAAAATAATATTGTGAACTCTTCTTCAATGGCGGATTTCTTTGAAAAAGAAAGCCAAGTTTGGACTAATATTAATGAAAATCAACTTGATAAAACACTTTATACCTATGTAAGGTGCCAAACTGGGAGTGAATGTTCACCACAAGTGGGGGATTTTCAATCTACGGTCACATTTTCATTTGTTATTGATTGA
- a CDS encoding fimbrial protein has product MSILKKITPVFIVSSILLSPSVFAASQGAMVTFEAMVRTASCTVSSTTEGAMVNWGVFTTQELADKEAGSELGNTKDFNLMLTDCSAENADGDSTVHVHASGSASAFNPNLFANSAAKSLAVKLEATSADNSPVDVKPNRDASVSIVDTLKDKGFAIIPMKASLIMVNKAVVGDSLKVPVTFTVSYN; this is encoded by the coding sequence ATGTCAATTTTAAAAAAAATAACGCCTGTATTTATTGTTTCTAGCATCCTGTTAAGCCCTTCGGTATTTGCTGCAAGTCAAGGCGCAATGGTTACATTTGAAGCTATGGTTCGTACCGCTAGCTGTACTGTTTCATCAACTACTGAAGGGGCGATGGTTAATTGGGGTGTTTTTACAACGCAAGAGTTAGCCGACAAAGAAGCTGGTAGTGAGCTCGGTAATACAAAAGATTTTAATTTAATGCTGACTGATTGCTCCGCGGAAAATGCAGATGGAGATTCAACAGTTCATGTTCATGCATCAGGCTCTGCATCTGCTTTTAATCCAAACTTATTTGCAAACTCTGCTGCCAAATCATTAGCGGTGAAATTAGAAGCTACATCCGCGGATAATAGTCCAGTTGATGTTAAACCAAATAGAGATGCGTCAGTTTCTATCGTGGATACACTGAAAGATAAAGGTTTTGCAATTATACCTATGAAAGCATCATTGATTATGGTGAACAAAGCTGTTGTTGGCGATAGCTTAAAAGTACCTGTAACATTTACAGTCTCTTATAACTAA
- the allE gene encoding (S)-ureidoglycine aminohydrolase, with the protein MGYLDNQIGYPNDILASRAIIKKDNYAIIPPNGVVCNIIPGFTDCNMTILSTPKLGASFVDYIGTLFNEGGNLAGFGGGKIECIIYVIEGELIAYSDKDEHKLTQGGYLYCPAGVTMRFKNNNKGNPSKIFLYKRIYEPTEGHKAHVVCGNVNELPKIDYEGMHNVHLQDLLPKDLGFDMNIHILTFQPGASHGYIETHYQEHGALILSGKGMYNLDNDWVPVKKGDYIFMASYALQAGYAVGDEEFSYIYSKDCNRDIEL; encoded by the coding sequence ATGGGTTATTTAGATAATCAAATTGGCTACCCAAATGATATTTTGGCATCACGTGCAATTATCAAAAAAGATAATTATGCCATCATTCCACCTAACGGGGTTGTTTGTAATATTATTCCCGGTTTTACTGACTGTAATATGACAATTTTATCCACCCCAAAATTAGGGGCTAGCTTTGTTGACTACATCGGAACCTTATTCAATGAAGGTGGTAACTTAGCGGGTTTTGGTGGCGGTAAAATTGAATGTATTATTTATGTCATTGAAGGTGAACTCATTGCTTATTCTGATAAAGATGAACATAAATTAACCCAAGGTGGTTACCTGTATTGCCCAGCAGGTGTCACCATGCGCTTTAAAAATAATAACAAGGGTAACCCTTCAAAAATATTTTTATACAAACGCATTTATGAACCAACAGAGGGCCATAAAGCACACGTGGTTTGTGGTAACGTCAACGAGCTTCCTAAAATTGATTATGAAGGAATGCACAACGTTCATTTACAAGACTTATTACCTAAAGACCTTGGTTTTGATATGAATATCCATATTCTAACCTTCCAACCAGGTGCTAGCCACGGTTATATCGAAACCCATTATCAAGAACATGGTGCGTTAATATTATCGGGTAAGGGTATGTATAACCTCGATAATGATTGGGTTCCTGTCAAGAAAGGTGATTATATTTTCATGGCATCATATGCACTGCAAGCAGGTTATGCTGTTGGCGATGAAGAGTTTAGCTATATTTATTCTAAAGATTGTAACCGTGATATTGAACTATAA
- a CDS encoding acyltransferase family protein translates to MSCLVAYFAYVLVNHYHLAQSDNYINDAFEIKNAGFLNALYYGLVRSIFYLRGSIEYNPVLWTMAIEFYGSLALFIAYKQKHPLRVMFIIAILFMAINTTVFLGIFSFYIGMLIKEKFSEYKNNAVSLLLIILGLYFAGIHTSSLSYSYIANLAGKHSYDIFNFLSGVLIVLGVMSNTAIQRFLSHSFLVWFGSLSFPLYLIHWATIYVFSNLFYLYDFENSLINSAAIIILSIIIASIFVKVDTISIKLSKKIKQ, encoded by the coding sequence ATGTCTTGCTTAGTTGCCTATTTTGCCTATGTTTTAGTTAATCACTATCATCTTGCACAAAGTGATAATTATATAAATGACGCTTTTGAAATTAAGAATGCAGGCTTCCTTAATGCTCTATATTACGGGCTTGTTCGCTCAATATTCTATCTTAGAGGATCGATAGAATATAACCCTGTGCTATGGACAATGGCGATTGAGTTTTATGGTTCACTGGCTTTGTTTATTGCTTATAAACAAAAACACCCTTTAAGGGTTATGTTTATCATCGCTATCTTGTTCATGGCGATTAATACGACTGTATTTCTAGGTATTTTCAGTTTTTATATTGGGATGCTCATAAAAGAAAAATTTAGCGAGTATAAAAACAATGCCGTTAGCCTGCTATTAATCATATTAGGTCTGTATTTTGCTGGTATACATACATCTAGCCTAAGCTATAGTTACATTGCAAACCTAGCTGGTAAACATAGTTATGATATATTCAATTTTCTATCTGGTGTTTTGATTGTATTAGGTGTGATGAGCAATACGGCTATTCAACGGTTCCTTTCTCATTCATTTTTAGTCTGGTTTGGTTCTTTATCATTTCCGCTCTATTTAATCCACTGGGCTACAATCTATGTATTCTCAAATCTGTTTTATTTATACGATTTTGAAAACTCGTTGATTAATAGCGCAGCTATCATCATTCTATCTATTATTATCGCAAGCATTTTCGTTAAAGTGGATACAATATCCATCAAATTATCGAAGAAAATAAAGCAATAA
- the istB gene encoding IS21-like element helper ATPase IstB, which produces MNLQSERITDACRQLGLYALPESWPRIAEKHLAQEGSYADFIEKLLTEELNAKMQRTKAALLKFAGLPNIKTLEEYDFNFASGVPKAQLIELSGLSFIERHENVVMLGPSGVGKTHLAIALGYKAIMSNVKTRFITAADLMLQLGTAHNQGKLKAYLQRVVMSPKLLIIDEIGYLPFGREEANLFFNVIAKRYEKGSTLLTSNLPFSQWAGAFANDTTLTAAMLDRLLHHCHVIQISGESYRLKDKRKIGIAPIVSEV; this is translated from the coding sequence GTGAATTTACAATCTGAGCGGATTACTGATGCTTGTCGACAACTCGGGCTCTACGCATTACCGGAAAGTTGGCCTAGGATTGCTGAAAAACACCTAGCACAAGAAGGGTCGTATGCTGACTTTATTGAAAAACTTCTTACCGAGGAACTCAATGCTAAGATGCAGCGTACTAAGGCAGCATTATTGAAGTTTGCAGGGTTACCCAATATCAAAACACTTGAGGAATATGACTTTAACTTTGCTAGCGGTGTGCCTAAAGCCCAACTGATTGAATTATCAGGTCTCAGTTTTATTGAACGTCATGAGAACGTTGTTATGCTGGGCCCGAGTGGTGTTGGAAAAACACATTTAGCTATCGCGCTGGGTTATAAAGCGATCATGTCCAATGTAAAAACGCGATTTATTACCGCTGCAGATTTAATGTTGCAATTGGGAACGGCCCATAATCAAGGTAAATTAAAAGCTTACCTACAACGGGTCGTTATGAGCCCCAAGCTCCTCATTATTGATGAGATTGGTTATTTACCTTTTGGTCGAGAGGAGGCTAATCTCTTTTTCAACGTAATTGCAAAGCGGTACGAGAAAGGGAGTACGTTATTAACCAGCAACTTGCCCTTCAGTCAATGGGCAGGCGCATTTGCCAATGATACGACATTGACAGCAGCGATGTTAGATAGGTTACTACATCATTGCCATGTTATTCAAATTAGTGGTGAAAGCTACCGTTTAAAAGATAAGCGTAAAATAGGCATTGCACCAATAGTATCTGAAGTGTAG
- a CDS encoding fimbrial biogenesis chaperone yields the protein MKRLWFSLLVVCSAVLVQSQGMAEGIRLEQTRVIFSGDTNNQTVTIVNDDDSPYLIQSGVTKSVDGGKSHYFVVTPPLFRIDANTKFSLRLFLKNKSELATDQESIFYLNTRAIPATNSMESTPNNAKLVFVTNIIIKLIYRPSDLSVPSDNSFKQVELERQGTKWQFTNPTPYYMTLVNIKINNKPYKRSILIAPFSQTKLEGVEKDISEGQWQMLNDYGGTTPIYSKNRQDVNN from the coding sequence ATGAAGCGCTTATGGTTTTCTTTATTAGTGGTTTGTAGTGCGGTATTAGTGCAAAGTCAGGGGATGGCCGAAGGGATCCGTCTAGAACAAACCCGTGTCATTTTTAGTGGTGATACGAATAACCAAACTGTGACCATAGTTAATGATGATGACTCGCCTTATTTAATCCAATCGGGTGTGACAAAGAGTGTTGACGGCGGGAAGAGTCATTATTTTGTCGTTACACCACCTTTGTTTAGAATTGATGCAAATACTAAATTTAGTTTACGTCTCTTTCTAAAAAATAAAAGTGAGCTAGCAACAGATCAAGAATCTATTTTTTATTTAAACACTAGGGCTATCCCAGCGACAAACTCGATGGAGAGCACTCCAAATAATGCGAAGCTTGTTTTTGTGACAAATATTATTATTAAGTTGATATATCGACCTAGTGATTTAAGCGTGCCGAGTGATAATAGCTTTAAGCAAGTTGAATTAGAAAGGCAAGGAACCAAATGGCAATTTACTAACCCAACGCCTTATTATATGACTTTAGTAAATATAAAAATAAATAATAAGCCATATAAGCGCAGCATATTGATAGCTCCTTTTAGCCAAACGAAGCTCGAAGGTGTAGAAAAAGATATTAGCGAGGGTCAGTGGCAAATGTTGAATGACTATGGTGGAACGACTCCGATATATTCTAAAAACCGCCAAGATGTTAATAATTAA
- a CDS encoding fimbrial protein, giving the protein MNLTSKFSHKAKSILMLLALGSISGGVYAISEQDQQIDLIVKGKVSKGTCSFAFSNKVVEFTKPLVSADIGDVMDATTPTEPFTIQYICQDYTDDVIPDLQVSIKADGNSNTLNEKLFPKNNITNAAFTLSQCNIVNTDCSLVDFFNNNTEIDFPVHNGENEKYFQAKVVKLDGSPIKSGKLSASVIFSFVQP; this is encoded by the coding sequence ATGAATTTAACATCAAAATTTAGCCACAAAGCAAAAAGCATACTGATGCTATTAGCACTAGGCAGTATTAGTGGTGGTGTGTATGCAATAAGTGAACAAGATCAACAAATTGACTTAATTGTGAAGGGCAAAGTTTCAAAAGGAACTTGCTCTTTTGCATTTTCTAACAAGGTTGTTGAGTTTACTAAACCACTAGTCTCAGCAGACATTGGTGATGTTATGGATGCAACTACACCTACTGAGCCGTTTACTATTCAATATATTTGCCAAGACTACACGGATGATGTGATCCCTGATTTACAGGTATCAATAAAAGCAGATGGTAACTCCAATACTTTAAATGAAAAGCTATTTCCTAAAAATAATATTACAAATGCAGCCTTTACTTTGTCCCAATGTAATATTGTGAATACAGACTGTTCACTTGTTGATTTTTTTAATAATAATACAGAGATCGACTTTCCTGTTCACAATGGTGAAAATGAAAAATATTTTCAAGCTAAGGTTGTTAAATTAGATGGTTCACCAATAAAATCAGGAAAATTAAGTGCTAGTGTAATTTTTTCATTTGTGCAGCCATAA
- the uraD gene encoding 2-oxo-4-hydroxy-4-carboxy-5-ureidoimidazoline decarboxylase: protein MKLIKYALISLPLLLSAIYATASQVYNIDEVNKMSVNDYEKTFSNIFEDATWPIVESASKRPFTGFVNMYIDLVNVVEKSGAEKQLELIKSHPQLACKNLRNNNIAALSQGEQSGAGLNECTEEEAKELAKLNKEYNEKFGFPFLLAVKKATKQQIFSSLKTRINNTRDPEFKIALQQEYKIVLFRLLDTVQ, encoded by the coding sequence ATGAAACTCATTAAATACGCTCTAATTTCTTTGCCTTTGTTACTTTCTGCAATCTATGCAACTGCCAGTCAAGTTTATAATATTGATGAAGTAAATAAAATGAGTGTTAATGATTACGAAAAAACATTCTCGAATATATTTGAAGATGCAACGTGGCCTATTGTCGAGAGTGCCTCTAAACGCCCTTTCACTGGGTTTGTTAATATGTATATTGATCTTGTTAATGTGGTTGAAAAATCGGGAGCAGAGAAACAATTAGAGCTCATTAAATCTCATCCTCAATTAGCGTGCAAAAATTTGCGCAATAATAACATCGCAGCCTTGTCACAAGGGGAACAATCAGGTGCTGGGCTTAATGAATGCACAGAGGAAGAGGCCAAAGAACTGGCTAAATTAAATAAAGAATATAATGAAAAATTTGGTTTCCCTTTTTTATTGGCCGTTAAAAAGGCCACTAAACAACAGATTTTCTCTTCTCTTAAAACCAGAATCAATAATACAAGAGATCCAGAATTTAAAATTGCTTTACAGCAAGAATACAAGATTGTCCTATTTCGTTTATTAGATACCGTTCAATAA
- a CDS encoding fimbrial biogenesis chaperone, whose product MHKQTLYFIQFLFCLLFSSLSFFTLAADNGIKFSLQRLTYVSGEKSLSVSLRNTDSSPYLVQANMKWLDEKTGLSIVEKKEKIPFLVTPPLYKISPDEYYSWRLFFSGHKDQLPNDRESVFLIQLKIIPSTEPSQEPLQFTVMRALLFKVYYRPNILKDIKLVDVAKQLSFRQEGERLIVKNNTAIYATFNSLSVGNYHLKDEQLYVSVAPFSEQEYILPKGVTGSVAWDILDENIFPTEKNTIELNNNKVLKQPLKE is encoded by the coding sequence ATGCATAAGCAAACCCTGTATTTCATTCAGTTTTTATTTTGTCTTTTGTTTAGTAGCCTAAGTTTTTTCACATTAGCGGCGGATAACGGCATCAAATTTTCTTTACAACGTTTAACGTATGTTTCGGGTGAAAAAAGCCTTTCAGTTAGCTTAAGAAATACCGATAGTAGCCCTTATTTGGTACAAGCGAATATGAAGTGGTTAGATGAAAAAACGGGTTTAAGTATTGTTGAGAAAAAAGAAAAAATACCGTTTTTAGTGACTCCTCCGCTCTATAAAATTTCACCTGATGAATACTATAGTTGGCGGCTTTTTTTCTCTGGTCATAAAGACCAATTGCCAAATGATAGGGAAAGTGTATTTCTTATTCAATTGAAAATAATTCCCTCTACGGAGCCTTCACAGGAACCGTTGCAATTTACGGTGATGCGTGCATTACTATTTAAAGTATATTATCGTCCTAACATTTTGAAAGATATAAAATTAGTTGATGTAGCAAAACAACTTAGTTTTCGCCAAGAAGGTGAACGATTAATTGTTAAAAACAATACAGCAATATATGCAACCTTTAATTCATTGTCTGTCGGGAACTACCATTTAAAAGATGAGCAATTATATGTGTCTGTTGCGCCTTTTAGCGAGCAAGAATACATACTCCCTAAAGGCGTAACGGGTTCTGTTGCATGGGATATTCTGGATGAAAATATTTTTCCTACAGAAAAAAATACAATAGAACTTAATAATAATAAAGTGCTAAAGCAGCCATTAAAGGAATGA
- a CDS encoding fimbrial biogenesis chaperone, which translates to MRSQTAKIAIVSSLFMSMMPMLLWGKGVSLDATRIIYPQGEKSVSVTIKNSDPQVTYLSRSFIADERDKPNKSFEVTPPVFKITPGMKQDVRIISKNSALPADRETLFYFHTTMIAGQNEQVEGDALNIGYDHVLKMFYRPKNLGMTSAKAQESLKFSVKGSALNVSNDSPYYINLAQIKINNQRIDMSMAKGNTMIPPFSSISYPLSSSVKTGMVTWRVITDLGGTNEFNIKI; encoded by the coding sequence ATGAGATCACAAACAGCAAAAATCGCCATTGTATCGAGTTTATTCATGTCCATGATGCCAATGTTGCTTTGGGGTAAAGGTGTAAGCCTTGATGCAACACGTATTATTTACCCTCAAGGTGAAAAAAGTGTTTCAGTGACTATCAAGAATAGTGATCCGCAAGTGACTTATTTAAGCCGTTCATTCATCGCTGATGAACGTGATAAACCGAATAAATCATTTGAGGTAACACCACCAGTCTTCAAGATAACTCCAGGAATGAAGCAGGATGTTCGGATTATCAGTAAAAATAGTGCGTTGCCAGCAGATAGGGAAACGTTATTTTATTTTCATACTACGATGATCGCGGGGCAAAATGAGCAAGTGGAAGGGGATGCTTTAAATATTGGTTATGATCATGTTTTAAAAATGTTTTATCGCCCCAAAAACCTTGGAATGACGTCTGCGAAAGCACAAGAGTCACTTAAATTTTCGGTTAAAGGTTCAGCGCTCAATGTTTCGAATGACTCACCTTACTATATTAATTTAGCGCAAATTAAAATTAATAATCAGCGTATTGATATGAGTATGGCAAAAGGAAACACAATGATTCCACCTTTCTCATCAATAAGTTACCCTCTATCTTCAAGTGTGAAAACAGGGATGGTGACTTGGCGAGTCATTACTGATTTAGGTGGGACAAATGAATTTAACATCAAAATTTAG
- the istA gene encoding IS21 family transposase, with amino-acid sequence MLTQERVVTIKVLKQQGKSIKRIARETGLARNTIKKYLQRTDTKPVYQRKAHRPSKLDPFKDYIQSRIDAAHPDWIPASVLYEELLALGYQGKRRILSGYLAALKPKALPEPLVRFETEPGKQLQVDFTIIRRGKQALKAFVATLGYSRASYVHFYDNERTDAWIDGLVRSFEFFGGVPHEVLFDNAKAIILERDAYRIGEHRWNPKLLSLAQDYGFNLTVCRPYRAKTKGKVERFNRYLKSSFVVPLQATLRMSELQLDVQTANGYIGYWLTQVANARVHGTTGEVPNQRLITEQNGLLPLPIKFGNVYGYQRINTMPMPFESLQHPLSVYDQLLQGAL; translated from the coding sequence ATGTTAACTCAGGAGAGGGTTGTGACGATAAAAGTTCTCAAACAACAGGGCAAATCGATCAAAAGGATTGCTCGTGAAACAGGTCTAGCGCGCAATACTATTAAAAAGTATTTGCAACGTACTGATACAAAACCTGTTTATCAGCGTAAAGCTCATCGACCAAGTAAATTGGATCCATTTAAAGATTATATTCAGTCTCGGATTGATGCGGCTCATCCTGATTGGATACCTGCATCCGTTCTTTATGAAGAACTCCTTGCTTTGGGGTATCAAGGAAAACGTCGAATATTGAGTGGATATCTTGCAGCTTTAAAACCTAAAGCATTGCCTGAGCCACTTGTGCGATTTGAAACAGAGCCAGGAAAGCAATTGCAAGTTGATTTTACCATTATTCGGCGAGGTAAACAGGCATTAAAGGCCTTTGTTGCAACGCTTGGTTATTCTCGCGCCAGTTATGTTCATTTTTATGACAATGAACGAACTGATGCGTGGATTGATGGATTGGTACGTAGTTTCGAGTTTTTTGGTGGTGTTCCTCATGAAGTCCTTTTTGATAACGCAAAGGCGATCATCCTTGAGCGTGATGCTTACCGAATAGGAGAGCATCGTTGGAACCCTAAACTTTTATCTCTTGCTCAGGATTATGGTTTTAACCTAACCGTTTGTCGTCCTTATCGCGCTAAAACAAAGGGGAAAGTTGAACGTTTTAACCGTTACCTAAAATCAAGCTTTGTTGTGCCATTACAAGCAACATTAAGGATGTCAGAGTTACAACTCGATGTCCAAACTGCAAATGGTTATATCGGTTACTGGTTGACTCAAGTTGCCAATGCAAGAGTCCACGGTACAACTGGTGAAGTACCGAACCAACGATTAATCACAGAGCAGAATGGCTTACTGCCATTGCCGATAAAGTTTGGCAATGTTTATGGCTATCAGAGGATAAATACAATGCCGATGCCATTTGAAAGTCTACAGCATCCACTTAGCGTCTATGATCAACTTTTACAGGGGGCATTGTGA